From Magnetococcales bacterium:
AAAGTCATGAGTCATGCCTGGTTGAAGGATGCGCACTTGGGGTCGTTGTCGCGATGGATGGTCCTTTTTTCCATCTTTTTCCTGTACATGCCACCTTTGCACGCCGACACCTACGCCTTGGTGATTGGCATCAACGACTATAAAAATTTTGGCAAACTCGATGGCGCCGTCAACGACGCCAACGATGTGGCCGACGCCTTGCGCCAATATCGCGCCAAAGAGGTGATCAAGTTGTTGGATGGTGACGCCACCCGTGACCGCATCACGGCGGCCTGGAAGGAGATTGTCGGCAAGGCCAAACCAGGGGATCTGTTGTTGCTCCACTATGCCGGGCATGGTTCGCAGCAGCCTGAAAGGATTCCGGGCTCCGAACCTACCGGCAAGGATTCGTTCTGGCTGATGGCGGATTTTGCCTCCTCAGGTCCAGCCACCCATGAGCGCATTCTCGACAACGAGGTGAGTGACATGCTGTTGGCGGCGAAAGAATTTCAGGTGGTCATGATTTCCGACTCCTGTCACTCCGGGACCATGACCCGGGGCTTGGGTAGTCCGAGAAAACTGAAGACCCGGGCCGTACCTTTGCAACGCATCAAGAATGATGCTCTGCCCCCGCCAACGGCACAGAAGAGGATCTCCGATGCGGAGCTGGCCCATGTTGTTTTTTTTGGGGCTGTTCCAGACACCGAGGAGGTGCCGGAAGTCACGATCGGCGACCAGCAGCGGGGCGCTTTGAGTTGGGCCATGGCCAAGGCGTTTCGCGGTGAAGCCGATCTGAACCGCGATGGCCAGGTGACCAAGGAGGAGTTGGAAAAATTTGTCCGGGAGAGCGTGCGCATGGCGACGGATGGCATTCAGCATCCACAGGCCAGGATTGTGACCCGGTCAGGGGCGTTGCTCTCTTTCAACGATGCGGAACCGGCGCGTGAAACCAAAGCGGAGCAGGAACCGGCGACCCATGCCAACGAAGGGATCCAAGGTTCACCCGATGCCGAAACGACACTGGCCGCCATACCATCTCCCACGCTCAAGCTGTTTATCAAACCCGCATCCGGCAGGGACGGCACCCGTGCCTTCGGGCGCGTCGCTGCACAAACCCAAAGCGCCTCGCCCACAGGAGGATTCCAGCCGGATACCACGTTGCTCAAAGGGATCAGGGTGGTTCAGAGCGAAGAACCGGAGGCCTGGATGCTGGATGCGGCCAGCGGGCAACTCTACTCGCCCCTTGGGGATGTATTCCATG
This genomic window contains:
- a CDS encoding caspase family protein, whose amino-acid sequence is MSHAWLKDAHLGSLSRWMVLFSIFFLYMPPLHADTYALVIGINDYKNFGKLDGAVNDANDVADALRQYRAKEVIKLLDGDATRDRITAAWKEIVGKAKPGDLLLLHYAGHGSQQPERIPGSEPTGKDSFWLMADFASSGPATHERILDNEVSDMLLAAKEFQVVMISDSCHSGTMTRGLGSPRKLKTRAVPLQRIKNDALPPPTAQKRISDAELAHVVFFGAVPDTEEVPEVTIGDQQRGALSWAMAKAFRGEADLNRDGQVTKEELEKFVRESVRMATDGIQHPQARIVTRSGALLSFNDAEPARETKAEQEPATHANEGIQGSPDAETTLAAIPSPTLKLFIKPASGRDGTRAFGRVAAQTQSASPTGGFQPDTTLLKGIRVVQSEEPEAWMLDAASGQLYSPLGDVFHALDKGSSPSEQAAALNLVFDKVKLVERIKELSRRTEPMAMALQPNDKLHRLGELLTFSISNLKHPYFTLINLGSNGTVNFLYPHPESPYNDPLTVQTGKPYELPLKVQPPLGADHFIAITSPKPLTELHDGLKALDGQPNADKAASILERHLPSNLGCQIGVHGVFTGE